Sequence from the Methanosarcina siciliae T4/M genome:
TAAAGAAAAATCGCCGCTCGTCTTTGCTTTGTGCCCTATGATAACGATATCACGCATGCGGCAGTATATTACGTAAGGGATATAAAAGATGTGTGCATGTTCACAGAAAAACACATAACGAAAGTGTAAAAGAGATTGTATCTAAGAATTCAAACAAGAACTAAAAAATTATAATTTAACGATAAGAGAATTAAATAAATCATTAAGGATGGGATACGGATGAAGATACTCGCAATTTCCGACCCCCATGGGGACTACTCGAAGATGAAACAGATCATAGAAAAAGCCGGGGACTTTGACCTTGCCGTGGTAGTCGGAGACATTACCAATTTCGGGCCCGATGAACAGGTGGATGAACTGGCTGAGATGTTTGATAAGCCCTTGCTTGCAATTCCCGGGAACTGCGACCAGAGGACCATCCTCGAAGCCCTTGAAAATTCAAAAGCCGTAAACCTTCATGGAAAAGCCGAACAGATTGGAAAAATCCGGTTTATCGGGATTGGAGGCTCAAACCCCACTCCTTTTAACACACCATTTGAGCTTTCCGAAGAAGAAATTGAAAATGCCCTTGAAGGAATGGTCTGCTCCGCCGAAAATTCAGGGGAATGCGGGACAATAGTGCTCCTGACTCACGCCCCTCCCCTCGGAGCAAGGGACGAACTCCCTTTCGGGCATGTGGGCAGCAAATCCATCCAGAAATTCTTGGACAGGGTTGACCTGATCGTCTGCGGGCACATCCATGAAGCAAAAGGTATGGAAAAAGTCGGGAAAACCATTGTCGTAAACCCCGGAGAAGCCTGCAAAGGAGCCTGTGCCCTTATAGAGATTGAAGAAAACGGAAAAAAGCCCATCGAAGTTGAATTAGTGGAAGTCTGAAAAAGTTCTGTTCGGACATTCAGAGGCACTGGGATAAATTATTGGATATTTCCGTACACTCTGAACCTTTTTCTCCTTTGAGGAGTATATTCATTAGCAAGAACATCCTTACTATATAATTATATTTTGTTTTATAGAATATGGGACATACAGCTAAAAAAAGATAAGAGGTTTAGCTACGGACGTAATCAACGATTTCGGTTTCGACCCGGTTTTTGTGGAATTCCTGACAAAACTTGCCATTGCCTTTTTGATAGGGATCCTGGTAGGTGTGGAAAGGGAGCACAGAGGCCTGGAACACGAGATTTTTGCAGGAGTCAGGAGTTACAGCATAACCTGCATAACAGGCATGCTGGTTGCTCTTGCAAGCGAATCGGCAGGTCCCGGTTTCGTGTACGTAGCCACGCTTTTCTTTGCAGCTATCTGTTCCATAATTACCTATTCCAAGATATTTCTCTACAGGCGGATAGGGGTTACAAGTCCTATCACCCTCTTCTTTATTTTCGTGATGGGAGTCCTTGTTGGCTATAACTATGGCATGTTTGCCATAGTCTCCTCAATAGTCGTAGCTTTTCTCCTGATCCAGAAGCAGCCCCTCCACCAGTTCGCGGGGAGCCTGACAAAAGAAGAGCTTTTCAATGCCGTACAGTTTCTGGCTGTCGCCTTCATACTTTATCCGGTGATGCCGGAAAAAAAAATCCTCGGGCTTGTAAACCTCAGGTCTGCAATTCTGATTGTGATTCTTGTTTCCCTGATCAGTTTCTTAAGTTATGTCCTCCTGAGAAAGTTCGGGGCAAAACGCGGCCTCTGTTATTCGGGCTTTCTGGGGGGCTTTATTAACAGTGAAGCTACCACAGGAGCCCTTGCAGGGCTCTCAAAAAAAACAGAGACAATGGCCGATCCTGTCCTTACGGGAATTCTACTCT
This genomic interval carries:
- a CDS encoding metallophosphoesterase family protein translates to MKILAISDPHGDYSKMKQIIEKAGDFDLAVVVGDITNFGPDEQVDELAEMFDKPLLAIPGNCDQRTILEALENSKAVNLHGKAEQIGKIRFIGIGGSNPTPFNTPFELSEEEIENALEGMVCSAENSGECGTIVLLTHAPPLGARDELPFGHVGSKSIQKFLDRVDLIVCGHIHEAKGMEKVGKTIVVNPGEACKGACALIEIEENGKKPIEVELVEV
- a CDS encoding MgtC/SapB family protein; amino-acid sequence: MEFLTKLAIAFLIGILVGVEREHRGLEHEIFAGVRSYSITCITGMLVALASESAGPGFVYVATLFFAAICSIITYSKIFLYRRIGVTSPITLFFIFVMGVLVGYNYGMFAIVSSIVVAFLLIQKQPLHQFAGSLTKEELFNAVQFLAVAFILYPVMPEKKILGLVNLRSAILIVILVSLISFLSYVLLRKFGAKRGLCYSGFLGGFINSEATTGALAGLSKKTETMADPVLTGILLCNISMLIRNLILAFIVDPKGKITLLMLPPQLVLIAVSIVIVLRHSKKFCSIDGGELKIRSPFSLGQAFKFGIAFTLILIIGNYAYDFAGTAGIYVTALGALVSSSGVIVSVALLAVNGNISYEVAANTAVLASIISTLNKILLSRISGSENLFSLSKKAFGIIALTGTIALLLWNIR